A window of the Armatimonadota bacterium genome harbors these coding sequences:
- a CDS encoding serine hydrolase produces MRRQCIMFLIGILICAVSASAETLNELKAKMDRVAEGFHGTLGYSLHYRGKPDERIELRGDETFPTASTIKTTIMCEAMHQIEQGKVGWNDPIEVQPKDDDRQEGGFAYYFKEGTKIPLCQWVHLMITVSDNTATMLLREHLGQKNVNDWLESKGFKTTRLLNGKKCDELGLRPLQQKWGLGMTSPNEMVKLFEMIVDKKAGSPASCERMQRILTHQYWDDCILYTVPPDVHTAAKSGAINRSKSDVAVVDSPGGQYVLAIYTKDQEDQRWTDDNEGVVAIRKLAEMVWKHYNPKSKWHSPEGAVKLVPGG; encoded by the coding sequence AGGGTGGCGGAGGGATTCCACGGCACGCTCGGATACAGCCTCCACTACCGGGGCAAGCCGGACGAGCGGATCGAACTCCGGGGCGACGAGACCTTCCCCACCGCCAGCACCATCAAGACAACCATCATGTGCGAGGCGATGCACCAGATCGAGCAGGGCAAGGTCGGCTGGAACGACCCGATCGAGGTCCAGCCGAAGGACGACGACCGCCAGGAGGGCGGGTTCGCCTACTACTTCAAGGAGGGCACGAAAATCCCGCTCTGCCAGTGGGTCCATCTGATGATCACCGTGAGCGACAATACGGCGACGATGCTCCTCCGCGAGCACCTCGGCCAGAAGAACGTGAACGACTGGCTCGAATCGAAGGGCTTCAAGACCACCAGGCTGCTCAACGGCAAGAAGTGCGACGAACTCGGGCTCCGGCCCCTCCAGCAGAAGTGGGGACTCGGGATGACCTCGCCGAACGAGATGGTCAAGCTGTTCGAGATGATCGTCGACAAGAAGGCGGGCAGCCCGGCCTCCTGCGAGCGGATGCAGAGGATCCTCACCCATCAGTACTGGGACGACTGCATCCTCTACACCGTGCCGCCGGACGTTCATACGGCCGCGAAGAGCGGGGCGATCAACCGGTCGAAGTCCGATGTGGCGGTGGTCGACAGCCCGGGCGGGCAGTACGTCCTGGCGATCTACACCAAGGACCAGGAAGACCAGCGCTGGACCGACGACAATGAGGGCGTCGTGGCAATCCGCAAGCTCGCGGAGATGGTGTGGAAGCACTACAATCCGAAGAGCAAGTGGCACTCACCCGAGGGCGCGGTGAAGCTCGTGCCGGGCGGGTAG
- a CDS encoding type II secretion system protein, translating to MKYRRGFTLIELLVVIAIISILAAMLFPVFATARAKGRQISCLSNLRQIGMAIALYQQDYGGLFPASNWAASGSPPAPPFDVTTGGLFPYIRSQGVYVCSTDSEGSVKGLSYELNANLLSMPEASLDSHSTTVVLLDAKVDDSVFVVGSLEDDAAVQAFTSETRDQITGDAMNADHLDTANVLWADGHVSSARYGQVTTAMFDR from the coding sequence ATGAAGTACCGCAGGGGTTTCACTCTCATCGAGCTTCTCGTCGTCATCGCGATCATCTCCATTCTGGCCGCGATGCTCTTCCCCGTGTTTGCCACCGCGCGGGCGAAGGGGCGCCAGATATCGTGCCTGAGCAACCTGCGGCAGATCGGGATGGCAATCGCCCTCTACCAGCAGGACTACGGCGGACTCTTCCCCGCCTCGAACTGGGCCGCCAGCGGCAGTCCGCCTGCGCCGCCGTTCGACGTCACCACCGGCGGGCTCTTCCCCTACATAAGATCGCAGGGGGTTTACGTCTGCTCCACCGACTCCGAGGGGTCCGTCAAGGGTCTGAGCTATGAGTTGAACGCCAACCTCCTGAGTATGCCCGAGGCGTCGCTCGACAGCCATTCCACGACGGTGGTGCTGCTCGACGCGAAGGTGGACGACTCTGTGTTCGTCGTCGGCAGTCTCGAAGACGACGCGGCGGTCCAGGCGTTCACTTCCGAGACGAGGGACCAGATCACCGGAGACGCGATGAACGCGGACCACCTGGATACCGCGAACGTCCTCTGGGCGGACGGACACGTGTCCAGCGCGCGCTACGGGCAGGTCACGACCGCGATGTTCGACAGGTAG
- a CDS encoding Rne/Rng family ribonuclease, with amino-acid sequence MSKEIIINVGTRETRMALIDAGKLVELQMEREERVAGSIYKCRVANVLPGMDAAFVDIGLERNAFLYAGDVLPEAGEEDPSAKKEAHRANIKDLIKVGQELMVQVVKAPRGTKGARVSTRVSLPGRYLVLMPDADNIGISRKIDEAAERDRLKKIVEKIKPANCGLIVRTEAEGRGDRDIRADMEFLTRMHEEIQEKSKTTQAPGLVYRDLSLVFKTIRDVFGSSIQKMFIDSQAEYEKALDVVRLISPKLKSRLALYDDPEPIFERFAVENEIDRLLKRKVWLKSGGHITIDQTEALTTIDVNTGKFIGSTSLSDTILKTNLEAAAEIARQLRLRDIGGIIIMDFIDMSSARDRSQVVNALERALKKDRTRTKISNISPLGLIEMTRKRTGETISELISEACPYCQGRGHILSPESVSINVERELMQRAALVDDEAFLVTLNPEVAEYLIGPRGETIELIEKQMRRAVYVRGVHDQHIESYDIQPGDLQEIEAQMLSFKKGQIVECEVVRSPFVSLPRAAAWANGYMVDLANGGKYIGQKVTARLTSVNRSFADGEVTGAVKCEPTTAFSHRAERTTASQGERDSRRPREPRQKPERERPPREEPREKIEREPRRREEPRQRVEREVQPREELREPVEREPRRRDEPRQRIEPVPVPIEKPAEVLDLETEAREEPRPSRSRGSRRRGGSRRRAEPEPEQNREPQPPAEEPVQPVIEPEAQPEGEQEAPPKRRSRPRGGRRSRSRSQRPPDAPEGGETPPSGGEPRPAD; translated from the coding sequence ACGTAGGCACTCGCGAAACGAGGATGGCGCTCATAGATGCCGGCAAGCTGGTCGAGCTTCAGATGGAGCGCGAGGAGCGGGTGGCGGGCAGTATCTACAAGTGCAGGGTGGCAAACGTGCTTCCGGGAATGGATGCTGCGTTCGTGGATATCGGGCTCGAGCGCAATGCGTTTCTCTACGCGGGCGACGTACTGCCCGAGGCGGGAGAGGAAGACCCTTCGGCCAAGAAGGAAGCCCACAGGGCCAACATCAAGGACCTGATCAAGGTTGGTCAGGAACTGATGGTTCAGGTCGTCAAGGCCCCGCGAGGGACGAAGGGAGCCCGCGTATCCACAAGGGTTTCGCTGCCCGGCCGATACCTGGTCCTGATGCCCGACGCCGACAATATCGGCATCTCGCGGAAGATAGACGAGGCCGCCGAGCGCGATCGGCTGAAGAAGATCGTGGAGAAGATCAAGCCCGCGAACTGCGGCCTGATCGTCCGGACTGAGGCCGAAGGCCGGGGCGACCGCGATATCCGCGCCGACATGGAGTTCCTCACGCGCATGCACGAGGAGATCCAGGAAAAGTCGAAGACGACTCAGGCGCCGGGACTGGTCTATCGGGACCTCAGCCTCGTCTTCAAGACGATCCGGGACGTCTTCGGGTCGAGCATCCAGAAGATGTTCATAGACTCCCAGGCGGAGTACGAGAAGGCTCTCGACGTCGTGCGGCTGATATCGCCGAAACTGAAGTCGCGCCTGGCTCTCTATGATGATCCTGAGCCGATCTTCGAGCGGTTCGCCGTCGAAAACGAGATCGACCGCCTGCTCAAGCGCAAGGTGTGGCTCAAGTCCGGTGGTCACATAACCATTGACCAGACCGAGGCGCTGACCACCATTGACGTGAACACGGGCAAGTTCATCGGGAGCACCAGCCTGTCCGATACGATCCTCAAGACGAACCTGGAGGCCGCGGCGGAGATTGCCCGGCAGCTCAGGCTTCGAGACATCGGCGGGATCATCATCATGGACTTCATAGATATGTCGAGCGCGAGAGACCGCTCGCAGGTCGTGAATGCGCTGGAACGGGCCTTGAAAAAAGACCGCACGCGGACCAAGATCTCGAACATAAGCCCTCTGGGCCTGATCGAGATGACCCGCAAGCGCACCGGAGAAACCATCTCCGAGCTGATCAGCGAGGCCTGCCCGTACTGCCAGGGACGAGGGCACATCCTGTCGCCCGAGTCGGTCAGCATCAACGTCGAACGCGAGCTGATGCAGCGGGCCGCCCTGGTGGACGATGAGGCGTTCCTCGTCACGCTCAACCCGGAGGTTGCCGAGTACCTGATCGGCCCACGGGGCGAGACGATCGAACTCATCGAGAAGCAGATGCGGCGCGCCGTGTACGTTCGCGGAGTCCACGATCAGCATATCGAGAGCTACGATATCCAGCCGGGCGACCTGCAGGAGATAGAGGCTCAGATGCTGTCCTTCAAGAAGGGGCAGATCGTCGAGTGTGAGGTCGTGCGCAGCCCGTTTGTCAGCCTGCCGAGGGCCGCGGCGTGGGCGAACGGCTACATGGTGGACCTCGCGAACGGCGGGAAGTACATCGGCCAGAAGGTGACGGCCCGGCTGACGAGCGTCAATCGCTCGTTCGCCGACGGCGAGGTTACCGGTGCGGTGAAGTGTGAGCCGACGACGGCGTTCTCGCACAGAGCCGAGCGGACGACGGCGTCTCAGGGCGAGCGGGACTCTCGCAGACCGCGTGAGCCCCGCCAGAAGCCCGAGCGGGAGCGTCCGCCGAGAGAGGAGCCTCGCGAGAAGATCGAACGCGAGCCCCGCCGACGGGAAGAACCCCGACAGCGAGTCGAGCGCGAGGTTCAACCTCGCGAAGAGCTCCGGGAGCCGGTCGAGCGTGAGCCCCGCCGACGTGACGAGCCCAGGCAGCGGATCGAGCCCGTGCCCGTGCCGATCGAAAAGCCCGCCGAGGTCCTCGACCTCGAAACCGAAGCCAGGGAGGAGCCCCGACCGAGCCGGTCGAGGGGTTCCCGGCGGCGCGGCGGGTCAAGGCGTCGAGCGGAACCCGAGCCCGAGCAGAATCGGGAGCCTCAGCCGCCGGCCGAGGAGCCGGTTCAGCCCGTGATCGAGCCGGAAGCTCAGCCAGAGGGTGAGCAGGAGGCTCCGCCTAAGCGCAGGTCTCGTCCGAGAGGCGGGCGCAGGTCCCGGTCGCGTTCCCAGCGGCCGCCAGATGCGCCGGAGGGTGGGGAAACCCCTCCGTCCGGTGGTGAGCCCCGACCGGCCGATTAG